The Thermomicrobiales bacterium region GCACTACAAACAGCACGCCGATGAGATGCGGCAGACATCGCCTCAGCTTCGTGAAGCAGATTCTCGGCACGAACGACACATCCCCGGCGCGGCGGCGCTTCTTCGCGCTCTCGCTGCCGTCGTCGTGCTGTTCGTCGTTCTGCAGGTCTACTCGTGGTTCCGCAAGACGTTCTTTGTCCCGCCGAGCAGCCTCGGCTTCGAACACGCGCGCGAGATCATCCGTCTGCAGCGCTGGCTCGGCATTGGGGTAGATCGGGTCGAGATCCCGTTGCAGCAGCATGTCATTGCGCACCCGTGGCTGATCGATCTGTTCAATCATTACTACCAGCAGATGAAGATCGTCGTGCTGGCTTCGGCCGCGCTCTGCGTCGCGCTGACGCCGGCTGCGTTCTGGCGGGTGGCCCGCGTGTTCGCGCTCACGACGCTGATCGCCTTCCCGATGTACGCGATCTACCCGCTCGCTCCGCCGCGCCTGATGCACGAGCACGGCTATGCGTTCGTCGATACGCTGGCGGTCTACGC contains the following coding sequences:
- a CDS encoding phosphatase PAP2 family protein, which translates into the protein MARPVSGHGGGHIDAHYKQHADEMRQTSPQLREADSRHERHIPGAAALLRALAAVVVLFVVLQVYSWFRKTFFVPPSSLGFEHAREIIRLQRWLGIGVDRVEIPLQQHVIAHPWLIDLFNHYYQQMKIVVLASAALCVALTPAAFWRVARVFALTTLIAFPMYAIYPLAPPRLMHEHGYAFVDTLAVYA